The proteins below come from a single Tenuifilum thalassicum genomic window:
- a CDS encoding amylo-alpha-1,6-glucosidase, translated as MKYLSFDKEKLVNLEYSLNREILSTNRAGGYCSTSIILCNTRKYHGLMVLPIDEFDGENHVLLSSVDETVIQHGQEFNLGIHRYPGIYEPRGHKYIIDFVYEPTPTLTYRVGGVVLKKELLFVHNEEQFMIRYTLLDAHSPTRLKIKPFLAFRNAHNVSKANMWANTKFQPCQNGVKYKLYTGFPTLHLQLNKKNEFVPCPDWYYNIEYMEELKRGYEGHEDLFVPGYFEIPIKKGDSIIFSASTEEHSPSSLLRKFNKELEIRPNKDSFEACIANAANQFIVHKNKKWDIIAGYPWFGSWGRDSFISLPGLTLGLDNPNLCKTLLDSLSKKLKNGLFPNMGNYTSQAFNSVDAPLWYFWALQQYYEYTNDHKTVWKEFGKRMKNIIKAFRDGLPFNIKMMENGLVWAGKKGYALTWMDAVVHGKPVTPRIGYPVEINALWYNALMFTIELATKNKDYRFVKEWLPVAERAKESFNKLFWLPELGYLADYVDENGPNTDIRPNQVFALSLKYTPLDEDKMPSILKVIDKELYTPKGLRTLSPNNPHYVGRYEGDQPTRDSAYHQGTAWPWLLGAYVEAHFRINPTRAVNIANEILESFKEDIGIHGICTISEVYDGDPPQRPNGCISQAWSVAEIIRINKMVEKFNSKNN; from the coding sequence ATGAAATACCTTTCATTCGACAAAGAAAAACTAGTTAATCTAGAGTACTCACTTAATCGGGAAATATTGAGCACCAATCGTGCGGGTGGTTATTGCAGTACTTCAATCATTCTTTGCAACACAAGAAAGTATCATGGCCTAATGGTTTTACCTATTGATGAGTTCGATGGCGAGAACCATGTTCTGTTATCGAGTGTTGATGAAACCGTTATTCAACATGGGCAAGAATTTAACCTTGGCATACATAGGTACCCTGGCATCTATGAGCCTCGAGGGCATAAATACATAATTGATTTTGTTTACGAACCAACTCCCACTTTAACCTATAGAGTGGGCGGTGTAGTGCTGAAAAAGGAATTGCTATTTGTACACAACGAGGAACAATTTATGATACGCTATACTTTGCTTGACGCCCACAGCCCAACCCGACTTAAAATTAAGCCATTCCTAGCATTCCGTAATGCTCATAATGTATCAAAAGCAAACATGTGGGCAAATACTAAGTTTCAACCTTGCCAAAATGGTGTTAAGTATAAACTCTACACAGGCTTTCCAACACTCCACTTGCAGCTTAACAAAAAAAATGAGTTTGTCCCATGTCCCGATTGGTACTATAACATTGAATACATGGAGGAGCTAAAACGCGGTTACGAGGGTCATGAGGACCTTTTTGTGCCTGGATATTTTGAAATTCCCATTAAAAAAGGAGATAGCATAATCTTTTCGGCATCAACAGAAGAGCATTCTCCATCATCGCTTTTACGTAAATTCAACAAAGAACTAGAGATTAGACCTAACAAAGATAGCTTTGAGGCATGCATTGCGAATGCAGCAAACCAGTTTATTGTTCATAAAAACAAGAAATGGGACATAATTGCTGGGTATCCTTGGTTTGGAAGTTGGGGACGCGATTCGTTCATATCCCTACCAGGATTAACTCTTGGGCTCGACAACCCAAATCTTTGTAAAACTTTGCTTGACTCCCTTAGTAAAAAGTTAAAAAATGGCCTATTCCCCAATATGGGAAACTATACTTCACAAGCATTTAACTCCGTTGATGCTCCATTATGGTATTTCTGGGCCTTACAACAGTATTACGAATATACCAACGACCATAAAACTGTATGGAAGGAATTTGGCAAACGAATGAAAAACATCATAAAAGCCTTCCGCGATGGTCTGCCCTTCAACATCAAGATGATGGAAAACGGTTTGGTTTGGGCGGGTAAAAAAGGATATGCCCTTACCTGGATGGATGCTGTTGTACATGGAAAACCTGTAACTCCACGAATTGGCTACCCGGTTGAAATTAATGCCCTTTGGTACAATGCCCTTATGTTCACCATTGAGCTGGCTACAAAAAATAAAGACTACAGGTTTGTGAAGGAATGGCTACCAGTTGCTGAAAGAGCAAAAGAATCATTCAATAAGCTATTCTGGTTACCTGAGCTGGGATACCTGGCCGATTATGTTGATGAAAATGGACCTAATACCGACATTCGACCAAACCAGGTATTTGCATTATCGCTTAAATACACCCCATTGGACGAGGATAAGATGCCAAGCATACTCAAGGTTATAGACAAGGAACTTTATACGCCTAAGGGCCTAAGAACCCTTTCACCAAACAACCCTCATTACGTTGGAAGGTATGAAGGCGACCAACCAACACGCGACTCGGCTTACCACCAAGGAACAGCCTGGCCGTGGCTGCTTGGGGCATATGTCGAAGCGCATTTCAGAATTAATCCCACTCGTGCTGTAAATATTGCTAATGAAATATTAGAATCTTTTAAAGAAGACATTGGAATCCATGGAATTTGTACGATATCGGAAGTATATGATGGCGACCCACCTCAACGCCCCAATGGATGCATTTCGCAAGCATGGAGCGTTGCAGAAATAATACGAATCAATAAAATGGTTGAAAAATTTAATTCAAAAAACAATTAA
- the rsmA gene encoding 16S rRNA (adenine(1518)-N(6)/adenine(1519)-N(6))-dimethyltransferase RsmA encodes MPEVRPKKHLGQHFLNDKRIANRIVDSLTAANAEKIVEIGPGMGVLTFELFERFKEKLVAVEVDGESVEYLNKNIPELNIIEGDFLEINLLKEIGNHFSIIGNLPYNISSQIFFKILEHREHVPEVVAMVQREVAQRIAEKPGSRTYGILSVLLQAYYNIEYLFTVSEGCFTPPPKVKSAVVRLTRNGVTNLGCDYKLFERVVKAAFNQRRKTLRNAIKARFNGIEISDTYAGRRAEQLSVEQFVDLTNEITQLTH; translated from the coding sequence ATGCCAGAAGTTCGTCCCAAAAAACATTTAGGCCAGCATTTTTTAAATGATAAGCGAATAGCAAATCGTATTGTTGATAGCTTAACGGCTGCTAATGCTGAAAAAATTGTTGAGATTGGGCCTGGAATGGGCGTTTTAACTTTTGAATTATTTGAACGTTTTAAGGAAAAGCTAGTTGCTGTTGAGGTTGATGGTGAATCTGTTGAGTATCTTAATAAAAACATTCCTGAGCTGAATATTATTGAAGGTGATTTTTTGGAAATCAACCTGTTAAAGGAAATCGGGAACCACTTTTCAATTATAGGCAACCTACCATACAACATTTCGTCGCAGATTTTTTTCAAAATTCTTGAGCATCGGGAACATGTTCCCGAGGTTGTTGCCATGGTTCAACGTGAAGTTGCTCAACGAATAGCCGAAAAACCAGGTAGTAGAACCTATGGAATTTTAAGCGTTTTGCTTCAGGCTTACTATAACATTGAGTATCTTTTTACGGTAAGCGAAGGTTGTTTTACTCCTCCACCTAAGGTGAAATCGGCAGTTGTAAGGCTCACACGAAATGGAGTAACCAACTTGGGGTGCGATTATAAGCTATTTGAAAGGGTTGTAAAGGCAGCATTTAACCAACGTAGAAAAACCCTTCGGAATGCAATTAAGGCTCGGTTTAACGGAATCGAAATATCCGATACCTATGCAGGTAGAAGGGCCGAACAACTTTCGGTGGAGCAGTTTGTTGATTTGACAAACGAAATTACTCAGCTAACCCATTAA
- a CDS encoding ABC transporter permease, giving the protein MKAFRPLIILFKLAHESMQFAYQSIVANKLRTFLSLFGITIGIFAIISVFTMVDSLEKNVRDSLQALGKNVVYVQKWPWGGNQEYPWWKYFNRPEPTISDLDEIRRKSLLTESACFNVAFNKQVKWESNNIPETTIYGVSKDFDKIRSFEIENGRFFNLFEITSSRPIAVIGSEIAKELFQGANPIGKMIKIGGQKVSVIGVFAKEGKSAIGENSLDNMVLIPLNLARTMVDLRRSGPWIMVKAKENTNVADLKDELRGILRAHHKLKPLDDDDFALNQIDMLKSSLDSIFGSINFAGGFIAFFSIIVGGFGIANIMFVSVKERTSQIGVQKALGAKRYFILIQFLYEAVLLAVIGGAIGLILIFIGTQIVTHGLDFKVSLTISNVLRGLFISATIGVVSGFFPAWVASRLSPVEAINTKS; this is encoded by the coding sequence ATGAAAGCATTTCGCCCACTAATCATACTTTTTAAACTTGCTCACGAAAGTATGCAGTTTGCATACCAGTCAATAGTTGCAAATAAGCTTAGAACTTTCCTATCGCTTTTTGGGATAACCATAGGGATCTTTGCAATCATCTCAGTTTTTACCATGGTTGATAGCCTTGAAAAGAACGTCCGCGATAGCTTACAAGCGCTGGGCAAAAATGTGGTTTATGTTCAAAAGTGGCCATGGGGCGGCAACCAGGAATATCCTTGGTGGAAGTATTTTAACAGACCAGAACCTACTATTAGCGACCTAGATGAAATTCGTAGAAAAAGTTTACTAACAGAAAGCGCCTGTTTTAATGTTGCTTTTAATAAGCAAGTAAAATGGGAAAGTAATAACATTCCTGAAACAACCATATATGGAGTAAGCAAGGATTTTGACAAAATAAGATCGTTTGAGATTGAGAATGGCAGGTTTTTTAACCTTTTTGAAATTACATCAAGCAGACCAATCGCTGTTATTGGAAGCGAAATAGCAAAGGAACTATTTCAAGGGGCTAATCCAATTGGAAAAATGATAAAGATTGGCGGCCAAAAAGTTAGTGTAATTGGTGTTTTTGCCAAAGAAGGGAAATCGGCCATAGGTGAAAACAGCCTTGATAACATGGTATTAATACCATTAAATTTAGCTCGAACTATGGTCGATTTAAGGCGCTCTGGACCATGGATTATGGTTAAAGCAAAAGAAAATACAAACGTTGCAGACTTAAAAGATGAGCTCCGTGGTATTTTAAGAGCTCACCATAAGCTAAAGCCCCTTGACGACGATGATTTTGCTCTTAATCAAATTGATATGCTTAAGAGTAGTCTCGATTCTATTTTTGGATCAATTAACTTTGCTGGCGGTTTTATAGCATTCTTCTCCATTATAGTTGGCGGTTTTGGCATTGCAAACATCATGTTCGTTTCGGTAAAAGAACGTACAAGCCAAATTGGTGTTCAAAAAGCACTAGGTGCTAAACGTTACTTTATACTTATTCAGTTCCTTTACGAAGCTGTTCTGCTGGCTGTAATTGGTGGCGCCATTGGGCTCATTCTAATCTTTATTGGTACCCAGATTGTTACTCACGGTTTAGACTTTAAAGTATCGTTAACAATTAGCAATGTATTACGTGGGCTTTTTATCTCTGCAACTATAGGTGTTGTTTCTGGATTTTTCCCTGCCTGGGTAGCGTCTAGATTAAGCCCTGTAGAGGCTATTAACACCAAATCTTAA
- the purH gene encoding bifunctional phosphoribosylaminoimidazolecarboxamide formyltransferase/IMP cyclohydrolase → MNKLKRVKTALISVYHKDNLESLLSLLQKNRVTIYSTGGTMEFIKSKGIPVHAVEDLTGYPSILGGRVKTLHPKVFGGILARRENENDLFQLQEYQIPEIDLVVVDLYPFEKTVESGASEPEVIEKIDIGGISLIRAAAKNYKDVLIVSNREQYERVYQILNEQECSTSLLQRKQFAAEAFATSSHYDTAIFSYFSPDFPKPFFRQSVQGAKNMRYGENPHQKAVFYGEFESMFEQLHGKEVSYNNLLDIDAAVNLIKEFEEPTVAILKHNNACGVASRENIFDAWIDALAGDPVSAFGGIIIANRPIDKKTAEEINKIFCEVLIAPAYESSSLEILKSKKNRIILRSKNFDLPTQTFRTALNGVLAQERDIFTEDDENLELVTEQQATPEQIADMLFANKIVKHTKSNAIVLAKNKQLIGSGVGQTSRVDAVKHAIEKAKSFEFDLNGAVLASDAFFPFADSVQIAFEAGVKAVIQPGGSIRDKDSIDFCNANGIPMIFTGVRHFKH, encoded by the coding sequence ATGAATAAATTGAAAAGGGTCAAAACCGCACTTATTTCTGTGTATCATAAAGATAATCTGGAGAGTCTTTTGTCGTTGTTGCAAAAAAATAGGGTTACAATTTATTCAACAGGCGGCACAATGGAGTTTATAAAAAGCAAAGGAATACCTGTGCATGCTGTTGAGGATTTAACCGGATATCCATCCATTCTTGGGGGACGTGTTAAAACCCTACATCCTAAAGTATTTGGCGGGATACTAGCTCGACGTGAAAATGAGAACGATTTATTCCAGCTTCAGGAATACCAAATACCAGAAATTGATCTTGTTGTTGTTGATTTATATCCATTTGAAAAAACAGTTGAATCGGGTGCTTCGGAACCTGAAGTGATAGAAAAGATTGACATTGGTGGTATTTCATTAATTAGAGCTGCAGCTAAAAATTACAAGGATGTTTTAATTGTTTCAAATAGGGAGCAGTACGAGCGTGTTTATCAAATTTTAAATGAACAGGAATGCTCAACCTCCTTATTGCAAAGAAAACAATTTGCTGCAGAAGCCTTTGCAACATCATCGCATTACGATACAGCCATTTTTAGCTATTTTAGCCCTGATTTTCCAAAACCATTCTTCCGGCAAAGCGTTCAAGGTGCTAAGAATATGCGATATGGGGAAAATCCACATCAAAAGGCGGTTTTTTATGGAGAATTTGAGAGCATGTTTGAGCAGCTTCATGGCAAGGAGGTGTCCTATAACAACTTGCTCGATATTGATGCAGCGGTTAATTTGATTAAAGAGTTTGAAGAGCCAACTGTTGCAATCTTAAAGCACAATAATGCATGTGGTGTTGCATCGCGCGAAAATATTTTTGATGCTTGGATTGATGCTCTTGCTGGCGATCCTGTCTCTGCTTTTGGTGGAATTATTATTGCCAACCGACCTATCGATAAAAAAACTGCTGAGGAGATAAACAAGATTTTTTGTGAGGTTCTAATTGCACCAGCGTACGAAAGTTCTTCGCTCGAAATTTTAAAGTCCAAAAAGAATAGAATTATTTTAAGGAGCAAAAATTTCGATTTACCAACCCAAACTTTCAGAACAGCACTAAATGGAGTTTTAGCTCAGGAGAGAGATATCTTTACAGAAGATGATGAAAACCTTGAACTTGTTACAGAGCAGCAAGCAACTCCTGAGCAAATTGCCGATATGCTTTTTGCAAATAAAATTGTGAAGCATACTAAATCTAATGCAATAGTTCTTGCTAAAAACAAGCAGCTTATTGGTAGTGGGGTAGGGCAAACATCGAGGGTGGATGCTGTAAAGCATGCCATTGAGAAAGCAAAAAGCTTTGAATTTGACCTTAATGGAGCAGTATTGGCCTCCGATGCCTTTTTTCCATTTGCCGATAGCGTTCAAATTGCTTTTGAAGCTGGAGTTAAGGCAGTTATTCAACCTGGAGGTTCTATAAGAGATAAGGATAGCATCGATTTTTGTAATGCCAATGGCATTCCAATGATTTTTACAGGAGTTAGACATTTTAAACACTAG